In Anopheles gambiae chromosome 2, idAnoGambNW_F1_1, whole genome shotgun sequence, a single window of DNA contains:
- the LOC1281027 gene encoding cytochrome b5 isoform X1, producing the protein MAPTELQQYSLAQVAEHNKPNDVWMVIHDKVYDVTKFLAEHPGGEEVLIEFAGKEATADFDDVGHSTDAKEQMKQFLVGEIIEAERKKKVTTGLTINKRAALIAGSAMAIGAGLALIFKAGSKK; encoded by the exons ATGGCCCCGACGGAACTGCAGCAGTACAGCTTGGCGCAGGTAGCCGAACACAACAAACCGAACGACGTGTGGATGGTCATTCACGATAAGGTGTACGATGTGACCAAATTTCTTGCCGAG CATCCCGGTGGCGAGGAGGTGCTGATCGAGTTTGCTGGCAAGGAGGCGACGGCCGACTTTGATGACGTTGGACACAGCACGGACGCGAA AGAACAAATGAAGCAATTCCTGGTGGGTGAAATTATTGAAGCGGAACGGAAAAAGAAGGTTACCACTGG CTTAACGATAAACAAGCGAGCGGCCCTGATTGCCGGGTCAGCCATGGCCATCGGTGCCGGGTTGGCGCTGATCTTCAAAGCGGGCAGCAAGAAGTAG
- the LOC1281027 gene encoding cytochrome b5 isoform X2, giving the protein MAPTELQQYSLAQVAEHNKPNDVWMVIHDKVYDVTKFLAEHPGGEEVLIEFAGKEATADFDDVGHSTDAKEQMKQFLVGEIIEAERKKKVTTGQTDPSNAAASSWFGSIKAKLFG; this is encoded by the exons ATGGCCCCGACGGAACTGCAGCAGTACAGCTTGGCGCAGGTAGCCGAACACAACAAACCGAACGACGTGTGGATGGTCATTCACGATAAGGTGTACGATGTGACCAAATTTCTTGCCGAG CATCCCGGTGGCGAGGAGGTGCTGATCGAGTTTGCTGGCAAGGAGGCGACGGCCGACTTTGATGACGTTGGACACAGCACGGACGCGAA AGAACAAATGAAGCAATTCCTGGTGGGTGAAATTATTGAAGCGGAACGGAAAAAGAAGGTTACCACTGG ACAAACTGATCCCTCGAACGCCGCCGCCTCCTCCTGGTTTGGATCGATAAAGGCGAAGCTTTTCGGTtga
- the LOC1281359 gene encoding zinc finger CCCH-type with G patch domain-containing protein has translation MSVDELNQSILQYKEQLEQIAQALQLTRDETERSELNKLKSDLIELLELTVESLAATSDDDDAPDTAGRAPPATADNPIDDEFALFMREIKELQTEDSAAGEQAGEQAATEPERKSNDDDADNDDDADDDLDLDGLVGSKCSAPHLHTWGSTAYHNAMVCSLDADDLAHATAKVLFANPTHREMLPCAYFLEGECRFTDEKCRYSHGEVVRLDQLRDYRAPQFERLRRAGSRALVKQPTRLWCKGTVTEVDFDAKRCKVRLEEGKREQLEVPFEDLLPLDEDEDGQEAAEDSESDTDGAGEEEADDEALWKTLLVEKSLFHPAPNRRLGEWEEHTRGIGSKIMQKMGYIVGTGLGREGEGIVVPVSAQVLPQGRSLDYCMELREQSNGDKDLFSVEKKLVQLKRQEAKRAAKDYERQRARESKSKDVFSFINEQVFSGAAGGESSRPNRNRPGALSRQELKEHSCKNLNIASLKLSEEIRRTEADVEQLKIALTRHRAGTPAADNLLRQIDAKRGEISRMQASEGNISREQQLRSDKKKLTIF, from the exons ATGAGTGTGGACGAGCTGAATCAATCGATACTACAATACAAAGAGCAG CTGGAACAGATTGCACAAGCCCTACAGCTGACCAGGGATGAAACGGAACGAAGCGAGCTGAACAAACTCAAGTCCGATCTAATCGAGCTGCTCGAACTGACGGTGGAATCACTCGCAGCTACaagcgatgacgacgacgcaCCGGACACGGCTGGACGAGCACCCCCGGCAACTGCGGACAATCCGATCGACGATGAGTTTGCACTGTTTATGCGCGAAATCAAAGAGCTCCAAACGGAGGACTCAGCAGCTGGAGAGCAGGCGGGAGAGCAGGCAGCAACCGAACCGGAACGCAAGTCAAACGACGACGATgccgacaacgacgacgatgccGACGACGACCTAGATCTTGACGGGCTGGTCGGGAGCAAGTGTTCCGCACCGCACCTGCACACCTGGGGCTCGACCGCGTACCACAACGCGATGGTATGCAGCCTGGACGCGGACGATCTGGCCCACGCTACCGCCAAGGTGCTGTTCGCCAATCCAACCCACCGCGAGATGCTACCCTGCGCGTACTTTCTCGAGGGCGAGTGTCGCTTCACGGACGAAAAGTGTCGCTACTCGCACGGGGAAGTGGTCCGGTTGGATCAGTTGCGGGACTACCGCGCACCGCAGTTCGAGCGATTGCGCCGGGCAGGCAGCCGAGCGCTGGTCAAGCAACCCACACGCCTGTGGTGCAAGGGCACGGTGACGGAAGTGGACTTTGACGCGAAGCGCTGCAAAGTTCGGCTCGAGGAGGGCAAGCGCGAACAGCTGGAGGTACCGTTCGAAGATCTGCTACCGctggacgaggacgaggatgGGCAGGAAGCGGCGGAGGACAGCGAGTCGGACACCGATGGTGCCGGCGAGGAGGAAGCCGACGATGAAGCGCTGTGGAAAACGTTGCTGGTGGAGAAAAGTCTCTTCCATCCCGCACCCAACCGGCGGCTGGGCGAATGGGAAGAACACACGCGTGGTATCGGTTCGAAAATCATGCAAAAAATGGGCTACATCGTTGGCACCGGGCTGGGGCGGGAGGGTGAGGGCATCGTAGTGCCGGTAAGTGCGCAGGTGCTGCCGCAGGGCCGCTCCCTCGACTACTGTATGGAGCTGCGCGAACAATCGAACGGCGATAAGGATCTGTTCAGCGTGGAGAAGAAGCTGGTACAGCTGAAGCGGCAGGAGGCAAAGCGAGCCGCCAAGGATTATGAGCGCCAGCGGGCCCGCGAGAGCAAATCGAAGGATGTGTTCAGCTTCATCAACGAGCAGGTGTTTAGCGGTGCGGCTGGAGGCGAAAGCTCACGGCCGAACCGGAACCGACCGGGCGCACTGAGCAGACAGGAGCTGAAGGAGCATTCGTGCAAAAACCTCAACATTGCCAGCCTGAAGCTGTCGGAAGAGATACGCCGAACGGAGGCGGATGTGGAGCAGTTGAAGATAGCGCTCACGAGACACCGGGCCGGTACGCCCGCGGCAGACAATCTGCTGCGCCAGATCGATGCCAAGCGGGGGGAAATTTCGCGCATGCAGGCATCGGAGGGTAACATCTCGCGGGAGCAGCAGCTGCGCAGTGACAAGAAAAAGTTGACGATATTTTAA
- the LOC1281381 gene encoding uncharacterized protein LOC1281381 → MFGDVGRGGDHESDDEEFFKPTPSNSANSTLAKLFGFTPKGTASVGSSERASVSAAPKPVKISDRYGPSNFRYVPAEPAEDETAEESSKAPPEWTIVRASVVSAYKLVDRDNVYLGSVGLALLNSSAGHRLLLYRTKTDVLATVTLSPDTKLFLKQNYLQFRADDSNEFWSVLIEAETERQALLAAIESWCCVEREPIVEEPLSEVERDPPAPPNSKRSELAARMARMGGQAMPLPEKVKPPPIPTTAPGSDSSDTSDSKIETITTRPIRRPNYPSAVSMQMVPLAGMVPAGHGGTVTGQGNGTTMADVNFNLIMSENRMQNTEMRMNLTKLESKLDRVLDRIDLLNLHQGGSSGSSERPQSVADKDAEVLELEEKLLELKRTNHALKSKVRTLEAAERDGTRETNAKLEQQIKTLEEQERHHKETIRRLELQLEASNAELARQKATLDALEKQLAEEKLTTEDTTKEMNAAREQLAEARHDRTRFKEQLEQEHQRSESWRQQLDQLQRECDELKQAAQYRPAATDASLVKDIMNGCYQQLCEQITDPHVLRIIAQTIKRETKAALERAGGQ, encoded by the exons ATGTTTGGTGACGTTGGGCGAGGCGGGGACCATGAATCCGATGACGAAGAATTCTTCAAACCAACGCCCTCCAACAGCGCCAA TTCCACACTGGCCAAACTGTTTGGCTTCACGCCCAAAGGCACTGCTAGCGTAGGTAGTAGCGAGCGTGCGAGCGTTTCCGCGGCACCGAAGCCGGTCAAAATCTCCGATCGCTACGGTCCATCCAATTTCCGATACGTTCCCGCCGAACCGGCCGAAGACGAGACGGCGGAAGAGTCGTCCAAAGCTCCTCCGGAATGGACCATCGTACGGGCATCGGTCGTTTCGGCCTATAAGCT CGTTGATCGTGACAATGTTTACCTGGGCAGCGTGGGACTTGCGTTGCTCAACTCCTCCGCCGGTCATCGATTGCTGCTATACCGCACGAAGACGGATGTACTGGCCACGGTGACACTGTCCCCCGACACGAAGCTTTTCCTCAAACAGAACTATCTCCAGTTCCGGGCGGATGATTCGAACGAGTTTTGGAGCGTGCTGATCGAAGCCGAAACCGAGCGACAGGCGTTGCTTGCTGCGATCGAATCGTGGTGCTGCGTGGAACGTGAACCAATCGTGGAGGAACCACTGTCGGAGGTGGAACGGGATCCGCCCGCACCGCCGAACAGCAAACGGTCCGAGCTGGCGGCACGCATGGCACGGATGGGTGGGCAAGCGATGCCCCTGCCGGAGAAGGTGAAACCGCCCCCGATTCCCACGACCGCACCCGGGTCCGATTCGTCCGATACGTCCGACTCGAAGATTGAGACCATTACGACGCGACCGATCCGACGGCCCAACTACCCGTCGGCGGTCAGTATGCAGATGGTTCCGCTGGCTGGAATGGTCCCAGCGGGCCACGGTGGGACCGTCACAGGTCAGGGGAATGGCACGACGATGGCGGATGTGAATTTTAACTTGATTATGAGCGAAAACCGCATGCAAAACACGGAAATGCGCATGAATCTGACAAAGCTGGAATCGAAGCTTGACCGTGTGCTCGATCGGATCGATTTGCTTAACCTGCACCAGGGAGGGTCGTCGGGTTCGTCGGAGCGTCCCCAGAGCGTAGCCGACAAGGATGCCGAAGTGCTCGAGCTGGAAGAGAAGCTGCTCGAGCTGAAGCGTACCAATCATGCGCTGAAAAGCAAGGTGCGCACGCTAGAAGCAGCGGAAAGGGACGGAACGCGAGAGACAAACGCCAAGCTGGAGCAACAAATCAAAACGCTTGAAGAGCAGGAACGTCACCACAAGGAAACCATCCGCCGTTTGGAGTTACAGCTCGAAGCAAGCAATGCGGAGTTGGCACGGCAGAAAGCAACGCTCGATGCGCTTGAAAAACAGCTTGCAGAGGAAAAACTAACCACTGAAGATACGACCAAAGAAATGAACGCAGCCCGGGAACAGCTGGCAGAAGCACGGCATGACCGGACGCGTTTCAAAGAACAGTTGGAGCAGGAACATCAACGTTCGGAATCGTGGCGCCAGCAGCTGGACCAGCTGCAGCGAGAATGTGATGAACTGAAGCAGGCGGCACAGTATCGCCCAGCGGCAACGGACGCTTCCCTGGTGAAAGACATCATGAACGGGTGCTATCAGCAGCTGTGCGAACAGATAACCGATCCGCACGTGCTGCGGATAATTGCGCAAACGATCAAGCGCGAAACCAAAGCGGCACTGGAACGGGCCGGCGGCCAGTAG